The Dyadobacter sp. 676 DNA window TACGGATACCTACGAATATTGTTCGTACCTCACGCCGGACAATCGGTATCTCTTTTTCAGTGCGGATTACGATGTAAAGTGGATCAGCGCACAGCAGTTGCCCTGGTTTAAATAAGGTGTCATTTTGAGTGCGGGCCCTGGAATCAGAACGATTCCGGGGCCTGCCTTTTTACTTTTTACCTATCCGGTACAACCTTCCCTGATCGGTTACGGCGTAAAGCGCGCCGTCCTTGCCTTCGGTAATGTCGCGGAAACGCTGGTTCTCGCCGGAGAGGAGCCGTTCTTCGCCGGTAACTTTGTTGCCCTCAATCACCAGGCGGCACACATGCATGCCGCTAAGCGAAGAAATGAACAGGTTATTTTTCCATTCGGGAATCTGTTTTCCGCTGTAAAACGTGATACCGCTCGGCGAAATGACAGGGTCCCAGTAATAAACCGGCTGCTCCAGTCCCTCCTTTTGCTGAATAGCCGCGCCGATCTTATCGCCGCTGTACTCGATCCCGTACGTAATGGTAGGCCATCCGTAGTTTTTGCCGGGTACGATGCGGTTCAGCTCGTCGCCGCCCCTCGGACCAAATTCCGTCTCCCACAATTCGCCGGTAACCGGGTTGATGGCAATCCCCTGTACATTCCGGTGGCCGTACGAATACAGTTCCGGGCGCGCATTGGGCTTTCCCGCAAAGGGGTTCCCCGCCGCCGGTTTTCCGTCGCGGGTAATGCGGATTATTTTACCTAAACCCGAATTGATATCCTGCGCCTGCGGCCGGGTAACGAGGTCGGACCGCTCGCCCGTCGACAAAAACAAATTACCGTCCTTTGAAAAAATCACCCTTCCTCCGTAATGCAGGTTGCCTTTGTAAGCGGGCGTAGCACGGTAAATGACCGTCACATTTTCCAGCCGGGCCTCGTCAGCCGACAGTTTGCCTTTGGCGACCGATGTTATATTTCCCTCGGAAAGCGGTTCGGAAAAAGCCCAGTAAACCATCCTGTTTTTCGGGAAGTCCGGATCGATACAAAGCCCGAGCAAACCGCCCTGGCCATCACTGTTTACTTTTGGCACACCGCTAATCGCTTTACCCACAGTGCCGGTCGTCGAGACGATGCGCATTGTACCGCCTTTCTCCGTCACAAGGAACCGGCCGTCCGGAAGCGAGGTAATACCCCATGGCCTTTCCAATGCGGAAGTGATGACTTTGCCCTCGTAGGCAGACTTGGTGGAAACGCTTCCTATGCGTGTTTGTCCATTGAAGGCCGGCTTATACTCCGAATTAGCCTTCTTGGTTTCAACCGGGGATTGCTGCGCTTCGGATCGGAACGGCGCCACAATGGCTGCCGCCCCCGCAAAAAAGATGTAAATTGCTTTTCTCATTGTTGGATTTGTTTACGCCCGTGCCCTTGAAAGAGCCGGCAACTAAAAATAGGCAAATTCACCCGAAAGATACTACCTTTCCCAATGCAGCACCAGGAATTTGAACCGCCGGAAGCCTTACAGGACGCCATTAAATGCTTTTGGTACGACGATCGCGACCTCGGAAAGGCGCAGACGGCCTTCCGGGTAATCCCCGATGGCTATGCCGAGATCATCTTTCACTTCGGAAGCGAACTGCATATTTCTTCCGATACAAACCTATACCCGTTGCCTTCCCCCTTTATGGTGGGACTGCTCGACCGGCCTGCGGTATTTTCTTCGAGAAACCGGCTGGAAATCATAGGCATCAGATGCTTTCCGTGGGCTGTGTTCGATCTGCTCGGCCTACCCGCCGGCAAAGATGGCGTCCGTGTTTTCGAGCATCCCGTCGCCCGCCTGCATTCCAACCTCGAAAAATTAGTCGGCACAGGTAAAATCCACGAGGCGGTGTCACAAGTGGAGCAGTACTTTACGGACCTGCGTTCCCGGGTTACTGTCGACGGCATGCTGTCCAAAGCGGGGACCGCAATGCGGCAGACAAACGGCACCTTGCCTGTCAGCCGGGTAGCGGCCGCAGCCCACGCGACGGTACGCACACTGGAAAGGAATTTCAAGCAATCGTCCGGTCATACGGTAAAAGACGTCTCGGCACTGATGCGTTTCGAGCAGGTACGAAACCGTTTATGGCACGATCCCGATTCCGGCATCGCCGCCCTGGCGTATGAGCTGGGTTATGCCGATCAATCTCATTTGAGCAGGGAATTCAAGCGTTATACCGGCACCACTCCCGCGGCATTCGCACGAAACGCCCGGAAAGCAAGACTCGCCTTGAACCAGGATTTTGTCGCATTTGTACAAGCCTGAGGCAAGCGCATTCCGGAATTTTGTGTCCTGATCATTTCATTACGAGTACGACACAAAAAGTTTTATGCACGACGTAATCATCTCCGGTGCGGGTCCTGTGGGCCTGTTGCTCGCCTGTGAACTGGCCCTGGCCCAATGTTCCGTTTTGATTCTTGAAAAAAATGAAAGCCCGCATTCGCCCTTGAAGCGGCTCCCGTTCGGGATACGCGGCCTTTCGGCGCCAAGCATCGACGCATTGTACCGCCGCGGTCTGCTGAATGGGCTGGAAATACATAAACGCATCAAAAGTCCGCACGCAGGCAACGGAAAGCCAGGTCCGGCCCAGGCGGGCCACTTTGCCGGTATTACCATTTATGAAGAAAACATAGATACCTCCCGCTGGACGCTCCGGCTGCCCGGCCCCGCCGGCACACATCTGCTTTCGGAAATGGAGGAGCTGGAAACGATACTGGCCCGCCGCGCAGCGAGTCTTGGTGTGGAAATCAGACGCGGGCTTGCAATTACCGGCCTCGAACAATCTCGGGACAGCGTGACAGTGCATTCGGACGGGCAATCGTTTGCCTGCCGATGGCTTGTGGGCTGCGATGGCGCGCGCAGCGTGGTCCGGAAAGCAGGCGGCTTCGAATTTGAGGGGACCGAACCGACATTTACCGGCTATTCGACCCGAATTGAGGTTGCCGACCCCGAAAAACTGAGGCCAGGCCGAAATATAACGCCCGCAGGCATGTACCTGCAATCGCAACCGGGTTATATAATCATGCAGGATTTTGACAACGGCGCTTTTCACCATTCAAAAGCGCCGGTAACAGCCGCACATATACAGGAAGTACTGCGCCGCATATCCGGCACCGACGTCACGGTAACGGCGCTGCATCTTGCGGTCACCTGGACCGACCGCGCGCGCCAGGCCACTACCTACCGCAACGGGCGCGTCCTTCTGGCAGGCGATGCGGCGCATATCCATTCGCCGCTTGGCGGCCAGGGACTCAACCTCGGCTTGGGCGATGCCATGAACCTCGGCTGGAAGCTCGCCGCAACGATCCGGGGCAAGGCCCCGGCGGGCCTTTTGGATAGCTACACCATCGAAAGGCACCCCGTTGGCGCACAGGTTCTGGACTGGTCGCGGGCGCAGGTTGCGATCATGACGCCCGACCCGCACGCACGTGCGTTACGCACGGTCGTAAGCGACTTGCTGGATACCACCGATGGCGCCACTTACGTTGCCGGAAGGTTGTGGGGGATTTCCAACCGCTACGAGCTCGGCGGCAGCCATCCGCTCACCGGCCGCAGCGTTCCCGATTTCGAGTTTCAAGACGGGAAAAGAATCGGTGAGTTTATGCACGACGGCCGGGCTATACTCCTTGATTTTGACGGAAATACTTCCCTACGCACACTGGCGGACGAATATGACGGGCAGATCGGGTACATTTCGGCCAATGCGAAAGACCGGCCCGCCACCGATGCCCTGCTGATACGTCCCGACGGCATCATTGCCTGGGCCGCAGGCGATGACGCCGGTCGCGACGACATCGAAAAAGCAGCCGACCGCTGGTTCGTCCGCAGTTTACCGGCCCGTAAAGTCGCAGGCGGCCGGTTTCCCTAAAGATCGTAGGAATCAGATCTCTTCGACTGCGGGGAAATCAAGCGGAATCTTCGTCAGCGCGTAGGCATAGTTCGTAAAAGTGCGCAAGGTCGCCAATGCGGCAAGCTCCATCAGGGCTGCCTCGTCGTAACCGGCGTCGAAAAACGCGTCCCTGACCGCTTCATCGGCTTTCCCTTTGTTTTCTACGATGGCTTTGGCGAGTTGAATGGCGGTATTCAGCCTGGGATCTGTGGCAAATCCTTTGCGGAAGTTTATAATTTCTTCATTGGAATACCCCCTTTTTCTCGCGAGAATACTGTGCGCGGCCAGGCAATATTCGCAGCCATTCACCTGCGACACCGTGAGATAAACAGCCTCCCTTTCCCTGGCGGAGAACACGCTGTGGGTAAGAGTGTCCTCAAAATCGAGCATCGCTTTCAGTGCATGGGACGAATAGCCCATCGTCGCGTACAGATTGGGGACCCTACCTATTCTTTGGGAGATCGTATCGAAAATTTCCTGTGATTGCGGGCCAACCTGCTCGCGCGCGGGAACGGAAATGGTTTTCATTGTTTGAAATATATGATGGGGTTAAAATACGGAACGACTGCCGGTGATCGTCAAAAGTAAACAATTCCTTTCCACCATCCGCAAAACTGCCGGGACGCCTGGACCAGCAGACGGAATTTCCGGGCAAACCGACGCGGGCGCACACTCTGAAAATCCGTCGGACTTTGTAACCGGTGTGCTATCGCAGTTCAGATAAGCGGAAAAATTGCTTAGTATTGCATATGAAGAATGTAATACTACCGGCTTTTGTGGGCGCAATGCTGGCCTTGTACGGGTGCATCAAACCGGAAGCGGAAAACATGGAGGCCGATATCCTTGCGATGACGTTACCCGATTCCGTACTGATCTCTCCCCCTTCCATTACCAATACCAGCATTACCGCCTTCGTTAATTTCGCCAAACTCGATATCAAGGCAGTTTCGCCACAATTTACCCTGACGGAAGGCGCCACGATCCAACCCGCTTCGGGCACCCCGCAGGACTTCTCCAAACCGGTCACTTACGTGGTGACGTCCGAAGACGGCCATTGGAAAAAAGAATACCGCATTAGCTTGCTGCAAAATACGGCTCCCGATAATTTTCCTTTCGAAAACTGGGCTGTTAACCCCGATGGCAATTATTATACACCCTATGAATTGGTCGATGGCGAGCACCAGAACATATGGGCGTCTGGCAATAGCGGTTATTCGCTGATCGCACCCGAGAAAAAGCCCGAAGCATACCCTACCCAGCGTACCACCGAGGCCACCCAGGGGCAGTACGCTGCCTACCTCGAAACCAAATCTACCGGCTCGCTCGGAGCGCTGGTGGGAATGCCTATTGCACCCGGCAACCTGTTTCTCGGTAGTTTTGATGCGTCAAAGGCCCTGACGGCGCCGCTGGAAGCAACTATTTTCGGCATTCCATTCAATAAGAAACCGTTACGGCTCACCGGCTCTTACAAATACACATCCGGCGGGCCTGTTACGGACAAAACGGGCAAACCCGTCGTCCCCGAGCGGCAGGACCTTTGCGATATTTACGCGGTATTCTTCAAGGCATCTGCCGACAAACCGCATCTGAACGGCGCCAATGTGCTTACCGATCCGAGCGTGGTTGCCATCGCGCAACTCGCATCCGGCGCCCCCACCCCCGGCCCGGGCTATCATGCCTTCGACCTCGCATTTAACTACAAATCGGAAATTAACCAAGCGGACCTGGCCGCATTCGCATACAAAATCGCGGTTGTTTTTACGTCGAGCAAGAATGGCGCGGTGTTCGAAGGGGCGACCGGCAGCAAGCTGTACGTCGACAACGTGAAGGTCGTAACGCAATAGTACATTCCATTATGCTGATAAAACTCCCCTATATCCTTGCGCTGGCGTCTCTACTGGCTTTACCAGCCGGGTCGGCGGCCCAGACTGACGACAAGCTGACGTTCCATGCCCGTGCGGGTGTGGCCGTGGGCGGGGCTACGCCCATCGGTATGCCGGCCTCGATTCGCAAAATAGAATCCTACGATCCCGGTTTCCTGCCGAGCCTTGAAGCTGGCCTGGGCTACCGGTTTTCCCGGAAATTCGGCGTGGCCGCGGCAATCCGGTTCGAACAAAAGGGAATGACCACGGAGGCACGGGTCAAGGGCTATTACACCACTTTCAACGAAGGCAGCAATGGGGACCATGACAGCGTAACGGGCTATTTTACGGGAGATGTGGAAACGAAAGTCAGAAACCGTTACCTCACTGTCCCCCTCCATTTAACTTACCAACCGGCGGGCCGTTTTGTGTTGAAAGCGGGGGGATTCGTATCGCTGTCGGTAAGCAAGCGCTTCACGGGCAGCGCGCGCGACGGATACCTGCGCAACGAAACACCCGTCGGCGAACGGGAGGATATCGATGTCGCTTCCTACGATTTTTCGGGCAATGTGCGCCGGATCGATGCAGGTGCTGAAATCGGGGCCGACTGCCATTTTGCTTCGCGACTATACGCCTCGGCCAATCTCAGTTATGCACTGACACCACTCATGGAACGGCATTTTAAAAGCATCGGCTTCGGCCTGCACAACATTTATCTTAATCTCGGAATCGGATACCGGTTTCACTGAACGCTGTTAAACTGAATATGAAATCACATTTTTTGCCCGGCTTGCTGCTTACCGCATTGCTGTACTCCTGCGCCGGAAGCAAGCCGGGGCGGGTATCGAACGCCAACCAACCGGTAGAAGTGGATATCGACCTCGTCAATGTCACCGCCGACCGAGTACGCGTGACGGTCAGGCCTCCGGCTCAGACTGGCGAGGTAGCTAACTATCAATTCCCGAAAATCATCCCCGGCACCTACGCCATTGCCGACTACGGCCGGTATGTGCGTGATATTCAGGCATTTGACAGAAAAGGAAAACCATTGCGCGTGACGCGCACCGATTCCAATACTGTGGCCATCTCGCCCGGGAAGAAACTCGCCCGCATTTCGTACCTGGTGAGCGACACCTTCGACACAGAGGAAGAAAGCGACCCTTTCGCCGAAAAAAGTAAAACCATTTTTTCTCCCGCGGGCACCGATATCGACGCAGGAAAACACTTTTTGCTTAACATGGCCGGATTCGTGGGT harbors:
- a CDS encoding PQQ-dependent sugar dehydrogenase; protein product: MRKAIYIFFAGAAAIVAPFRSEAQQSPVETKKANSEYKPAFNGQTRIGSVSTKSAYEGKVITSALERPWGITSLPDGRFLVTEKGGTMRIVSTTGTVGKAISGVPKVNSDGQGGLLGLCIDPDFPKNRMVYWAFSEPLSEGNITSVAKGKLSADEARLENVTVIYRATPAYKGNLHYGGRVIFSKDGNLFLSTGERSDLVTRPQAQDINSGLGKIIRITRDGKPAAGNPFAGKPNARPELYSYGHRNVQGIAINPVTGELWETEFGPRGGDELNRIVPGKNYGWPTITYGIEYSGDKIGAAIQQKEGLEQPVYYWDPVISPSGITFYSGKQIPEWKNNLFISSLSGMHVCRLVIEGNKVTGEERLLSGENQRFRDITEGKDGALYAVTDQGRLYRIGKK
- a CDS encoding helix-turn-helix domain-containing protein; amino-acid sequence: MQHQEFEPPEALQDAIKCFWYDDRDLGKAQTAFRVIPDGYAEIIFHFGSELHISSDTNLYPLPSPFMVGLLDRPAVFSSRNRLEIIGIRCFPWAVFDLLGLPAGKDGVRVFEHPVARLHSNLEKLVGTGKIHEAVSQVEQYFTDLRSRVTVDGMLSKAGTAMRQTNGTLPVSRVAAAAHATVRTLERNFKQSSGHTVKDVSALMRFEQVRNRLWHDPDSGIAALAYELGYADQSHLSREFKRYTGTTPAAFARNARKARLALNQDFVAFVQA
- a CDS encoding FAD-dependent monooxygenase, with the translated sequence MHDVIISGAGPVGLLLACELALAQCSVLILEKNESPHSPLKRLPFGIRGLSAPSIDALYRRGLLNGLEIHKRIKSPHAGNGKPGPAQAGHFAGITIYEENIDTSRWTLRLPGPAGTHLLSEMEELETILARRAASLGVEIRRGLAITGLEQSRDSVTVHSDGQSFACRWLVGCDGARSVVRKAGGFEFEGTEPTFTGYSTRIEVADPEKLRPGRNITPAGMYLQSQPGYIIMQDFDNGAFHHSKAPVTAAHIQEVLRRISGTDVTVTALHLAVTWTDRARQATTYRNGRVLLAGDAAHIHSPLGGQGLNLGLGDAMNLGWKLAATIRGKAPAGLLDSYTIERHPVGAQVLDWSRAQVAIMTPDPHARALRTVVSDLLDTTDGATYVAGRLWGISNRYELGGSHPLTGRSVPDFEFQDGKRIGEFMHDGRAILLDFDGNTSLRTLADEYDGQIGYISANAKDRPATDALLIRPDGIIAWAAGDDAGRDDIEKAADRWFVRSLPARKVAGGRFP
- a CDS encoding carboxymuconolactone decarboxylase family protein; this encodes MKTISVPAREQVGPQSQEIFDTISQRIGRVPNLYATMGYSSHALKAMLDFEDTLTHSVFSAREREAVYLTVSQVNGCEYCLAAHSILARKRGYSNEEIINFRKGFATDPRLNTAIQLAKAIVENKGKADEAVRDAFFDAGYDEAALMELAALATLRTFTNYAYALTKIPLDFPAVEEI
- a CDS encoding PCMD domain-containing protein, with protein sequence MKNVILPAFVGAMLALYGCIKPEAENMEADILAMTLPDSVLISPPSITNTSITAFVNFAKLDIKAVSPQFTLTEGATIQPASGTPQDFSKPVTYVVTSEDGHWKKEYRISLLQNTAPDNFPFENWAVNPDGNYYTPYELVDGEHQNIWASGNSGYSLIAPEKKPEAYPTQRTTEATQGQYAAYLETKSTGSLGALVGMPIAPGNLFLGSFDASKALTAPLEATIFGIPFNKKPLRLTGSYKYTSGGPVTDKTGKPVVPERQDLCDIYAVFFKASADKPHLNGANVLTDPSVVAIAQLASGAPTPGPGYHAFDLAFNYKSEINQADLAAFAYKIAVVFTSSKNGAVFEGATGSKLYVDNVKVVTQ
- a CDS encoding porin family protein, with product MLIKLPYILALASLLALPAGSAAQTDDKLTFHARAGVAVGGATPIGMPASIRKIESYDPGFLPSLEAGLGYRFSRKFGVAAAIRFEQKGMTTEARVKGYYTTFNEGSNGDHDSVTGYFTGDVETKVRNRYLTVPLHLTYQPAGRFVLKAGGFVSLSVSKRFTGSARDGYLRNETPVGEREDIDVASYDFSGNVRRIDAGAEIGADCHFASRLYASANLSYALTPLMERHFKSIGFGLHNIYLNLGIGYRFH